A part of Vulpes vulpes isolate BD-2025 chromosome 15, VulVul3, whole genome shotgun sequence genomic DNA contains:
- the LOC140595683 gene encoding uncharacterized protein — translation MTTPAPDPAHSNCVHLLNQQVHPRAHQLSRSEQPTGGLVYVAAAPRTLTWRVSPATNIVCPGTVSPARPEAKALANLPPSAEPRATSHSREHTACAHRASAALGAAFTAPPPWALCVPRQERTPTSSSQSGLRARRLLGSLFGVLFLKKNIFIYLLMGDRERGQTQEEGEAGSVRGARCGTRSRDSRTTPWAEGGAKPLRHPGIPCAASGLGSGLGTARPAAPLRPRLRSPGPHPPGPPITLRARRVTMAPPRVHRAGPRVPPAASSRRRRCSEGRSRCRM, via the exons ATGACGACGCCGGCCCCCGATCCCGCTCATTCCAACTGTGTACATCTGCTTAACCAGCAAGTCCACCCAAGGGCTCACCAGCTGTCTCGTTCAGAGCAGCCGACTGGTGGCCTGGTGTACGTGGCAGCAGCTCCGAGGACCTTGACCTGGCGCGTTTCTCCAGCAACGAACATCGTCTGCCCCGGGACTGTGTCTCCGGCCAGGCCTGAAGCCAAAGCCCTGGCGAATCTACCCCCCAGCGCGGAGCCGCGAGCCACGAGCCACAGCCGCGAGCACACGGCCTGCGCCCACCGCGCCAGCGCCGCCCTGGGAGCCGCCTTCACGGCGCCGCCGCCCTGGGCCCTCTGCGTCCCTCGGCAGGAGCGGACTCCCACTTCCTCCTCTCAGAGCGGTCTTCGGGCTAGGCGTCTTCTGGGCTCCCTGTTTGgggtgctttttttaaaaaaaaacatttttatttatttactcatgggagacagagagagaggtcagacacaggaggagggagaagcaggctccgtgcggggagcccgatgtgggacccgatcccgggactccaggaccacgccctgggccgaaggcggcgctaagccgctgcgccacccggggatcccttgCGCTGCTTCCGGTCTCGGTTCAGGGCTCGGGACCGCGCGGCCGGCCGCTCCCCTCCGGCCCCGCCtccgcagccccggcccccacccGCCGGGCCCACCGATCACGCTCCGAGCCCGGCGCGTCACAATGGCGCCCCCGCGGGTCCACCGCGCCGGTCCTCGCGTCCCTCCAGCCGCGTCTTCCCGGAGGAGAAG GTGCTCAGAGGGACGATCGAGGTGCCGGATGTGA